One genomic region from Amaranthus tricolor cultivar Red isolate AtriRed21 chromosome 12, ASM2621246v1, whole genome shotgun sequence encodes:
- the LOC130828907 gene encoding disease resistance protein At4g27190-like isoform X2: MDIIEELRREADELACIQREVQEKVNRAKEAGEEIDEHVYKWLEEAQNIGVKVTTNLRVDTKAKSTLVSKLFSCYCCRLKEPGEDALKIRTVVDDLVAQGRSIFPAQGIELIWRDGFLDFGSRKSAFIRIMESLKDEGIGIIGVSGLGGIGKTKLVTEIGKRAKDEKLFDYVLMATVTQNPDIRQIQWTLADMLNLKFKDDDDSSRANELRARLDKERSVLVILDDVWDIININSVGIFPYFNQKGCKIVITTRCDKVCQDMCCNYVVRLDVVTHVEAFALFCEYADLKDQKSNRLLTKAKIIVKECGGLPLAVVVVGSALRGKDLEDYEDALQKLSSSNFVNVESADSDIYSCLKLSYDYLDDEDTKKCFLLCSVFPEDSTIMVKDLTRYAHGQWLFQNVNSFGEARMRIFASVRKLEDASLLTHVTHVRRRKGNYFQNWPSMKMHDMVRDFAIWLAKENAAFFFVLAPSNDLQRKRMHENATALYLTKFDLDHQFPTKLKCPNLKILIVTSHISISSLEIFQDNFLEVSNALQVLDIRSYSSMNIMLPPILLENLNNLKTLCLSGEWLSRYKDMSMLGTLKNLEILELNFGLQQSILPEWIGELGNLCLLDLSRWYSLEVIPCNLLSKLTKLEELYTPFFHTRRKWDANFLSDLNFLPLLSAFAGTFVGFHSLPAGFRFGTLQMYYINCRPRILKEEGIRWTRSLGLDDINDVSIKVFEKLFPDVECLKIVGSNYIHGIDNMYPQIDDAGFQNLRELFLGEIYGMECLIDTTETGLGLSSLTTVLPNLVHLTLDNMRQLGKMLHGPAPISYLGELKKVVIIKCPRLDNIVPDMLLVESKMEVLEIKECALKHVYQLNAKNHLQPLPSPEVIELIDLYALQSLWNMPLQLEFTDKDNNVKLCKHIVRCLDSLVKMKIHNCLVLEEVFPFVELGHQESHVQLSNLVELELALLPKLKFIWKGNQQNLLCKIIKMKQQRMHFLVLSQQSRRLK; encoded by the exons ATGGACATCATAGAAGAACTACGTAGAGAAGCTGACGAATTGGCGTGTATACAAAGAGAAGTGCAAGAAAAGGTTAATCGAGCTAAAGAGGCCGGGGAAGAGATTGATGAACATGTCTACAAGTGGCTTGAGGAAGCCCAAAACATTGGTGTCAAGGTGACAACTAATTTGCGAGTTGATACGAAAGCCAAGTCGACATTGGTCAGTAAGTTGTTTAGTTGTTATTGTTGTCGGTTAAAAGAACCCGGGGAAGATGCCTTGAAAATTAGAACTGTTGTAGATGATTTGGTGGCTCAAGGAAGAAGTATTTTTCCTGCACAAGGAATTGAACTAATTTGGCGCGATGGTTTTCTTGATTTTGGATCCAGGAAATCAGCTTTTATCAGGATTATGGAGTCTTTAAAGGATGAGGGCATTGGCATCATTGGTGTTTCAGGATTAGGAGGCATTGGAAAGACTAAATTGGTGACAGAGATAGGTAAAAGGGCCAAAGACGAGAAATTATTTGATTATGTGCTAATGGCAACCGTGACTCAAAATCCTGACATTAGACAAATTCAATGGACACTCGCTGATATGTTAAACCTAAAGTTTAAAGATGATGATGACTCTAGCAGAGCGAATGAGCTTCGAGCAAGATTGGATAAAGAAAGGTCAGTCTTAGTTATTTTGGATGATGTTTGggatataattaatataaatagtgTTGGGATCTTCCCGTATTTTAATCAGAAAGGATGTAAGATTGTTATCACAACACGTTGTGATAAAGTTTGTCAAGATATGTGCTGTAATTATGTAGTTCGTTTGGATGTCGTAACTCATGTTGAAGCATTTGCTTTATTCTGTGAGTATGCCGATTTGAAAGACCAAAAGTCCAATCGTCTTCTCACCAAGgcaaaaattattgtgaaagaATGTGGTGGTTTGCCACTTGCAGTGGTAGTAGTTGGAAGTGCATTAAGGGGCAAAGATTTAGAGGATTATGAAGATGCACTCCAGAAACTTTCGAGTTCCAACTTTGTAAATGTAGAAAGTGCTGATAGTGACATCTATTCTTGCCTTAAATTGAGTTATGATTATTTGGATGATGAagataccaaaaagtgttttttgCTATGTTCTGTGTTTCCAGAGGATAGTACAATAATGGTAAAGGATTTGACAAGGTATGCACATGGACAATGGCTATTTCAAAATGTTAATTCCTTTGGTGAAGCAAGGATGAGGATTTTTGCATCGGTTAGAAAACTTGAAGATGCTTCGTTGTTAACTCATGTGACGCATGTTAGACGTCGTAAAggtaattattttcaaaattggCCCAGCATGAAGATGCACGATATGGTTCGTGATTTCGCTATATGGTTAGCCAAGGAAAATGCGGCTTTTTTCTTTGTGTTGGCTCCATCAAACGATTTGCAAAGGAAGCGAATGCATGAGAATGCAACTGCCTTATATTTAACGAAGTTTGACTTAGATCACCAATTTCCTACGAAATTGAAATGTCCAAACTTGAAAATCTTGATAGTTACAAGTCACATATCTATATCATCGTTGGAAATTTTCCAAG ATAATTTTTTGGAAGTGTCTAATGCTCTACAGGTTCTTGACATACGCTCATACAGTTCTATGAACATTATGTTGCCTCCAATTTTGCTTGAAAACCTTAATAACCTTAAAACTCTTTGTCTGAGTGGGGAATGGCTTTCAAG GTACAAGGACATGTCTATGCTAGGGACATTAAAGAACCTGGAGATTCTCGAATTGAATTTTGGTTTACAACAGAGCATATTACCAGAGTGGATAGGGGAGCTTGGTAACTTATGTCTGCTTGATCTATCTAGATGGTATTCATTGGAAGTGATACCCTGCAATTTGTTGTCAAAATTGACAAAGCTAGAGGAGTTATATACACCTTTCTTTCATACAAGAAGGAAGTGGGATGCTAATTTTCTGTCTGATCTAAACTTTCTGCCTCTTTTGTCTGCCTTTGCTGGCACGTTCGTTGGTTTTCATTCACTCCCTGCTGGTTTTAGGTTTGGGACTTTGCAAATGTATTACATAAACTGCAGGCCCCGTATATTAAAAGAGGAAGGCATTAGGTGGACAAGAAGTCTGGGACTAGATGATATTAATGACGTATCAATCAAGGTGTTTGAGAAGTTATTTCCAGATGTAGAGTGTCTTAAGATTGTGGGTTCAAACTATATACATGGTATCGACAACATGTATCCACAAATTGATGATGCGGGTTTCCAGAATCTTAGAGAACTTTTTCTAGGGGAAATCTATGGTATGGAGTGTCTTATTGATACAACAGAAACTGGACTAGGATTATCTTCCTTGACAACAGTGTTGCCCAATTTGGTTCATCTTACACTAGATAATATGCGCCAACTGGGCAAGATGTTGCATGGCCCTGCTCCAATCAGTTACTTGGGAGAGCTTAAAAAAGTTGTGATCATAAAGTGCCCTAGATTGGATAATATAGTCCCAGATATGCTACTAGTTGAATCAAAGATGGAGGTACTAGAGATAAAGGAATGCGCACTCAAGCATGTGTATCAGTTGAATGCAAAAAATCATCTGCAACCTCTCCCCAGTCCTGAAGTTATTGAGTTAATCGATCTTTATGCGCTGCAAAGCCTTTGGAATATGCCTCTTCAGTTG GAGTTCACTGACAAGGACAACAATGTAAAGTTGTGCAAGCATATTGTAAGATGCCTAGACTCTCTCGTTAAGATGAAGATACATAATTGTTTGGTATTGGAAGAGGTATTTCCATTTGTTGAACTTGGCCACCAGGAATCCCATGTGCAACTCTCAAACCTAGTTGAGTTAGAGTTGGCATTGTTGCCTAAATTGAAGTTCATTTGGAAAGGCAATCAGCAAAAT TTATTATGCAAGATAATCAAGATGAAGCAACAACGAATGCATTTTCTTGTACTTTCCCAGCAGTCAAGAAGATTAAAGTAG
- the LOC130828907 gene encoding probable disease resistance protein At4g27220 isoform X1 — MDIIEELRREADELACIQREVQEKVNRAKEAGEEIDEHVYKWLEEAQNIGVKVTTNLRVDTKAKSTLVSKLFSCYCCRLKEPGEDALKIRTVVDDLVAQGRSIFPAQGIELIWRDGFLDFGSRKSAFIRIMESLKDEGIGIIGVSGLGGIGKTKLVTEIGKRAKDEKLFDYVLMATVTQNPDIRQIQWTLADMLNLKFKDDDDSSRANELRARLDKERSVLVILDDVWDIININSVGIFPYFNQKGCKIVITTRCDKVCQDMCCNYVVRLDVVTHVEAFALFCEYADLKDQKSNRLLTKAKIIVKECGGLPLAVVVVGSALRGKDLEDYEDALQKLSSSNFVNVESADSDIYSCLKLSYDYLDDEDTKKCFLLCSVFPEDSTIMVKDLTRYAHGQWLFQNVNSFGEARMRIFASVRKLEDASLLTHVTHVRRRKGNYFQNWPSMKMHDMVRDFAIWLAKENAAFFFVLAPSNDLQRKRMHENATALYLTKFDLDHQFPTKLKCPNLKILIVTSHISISSLEIFQDNFLEVSNALQVLDIRSYSSMNIMLPPILLENLNNLKTLCLSGEWLSRYKDMSMLGTLKNLEILELNFGLQQSILPEWIGELGNLCLLDLSRWYSLEVIPCNLLSKLTKLEELYTPFFHTRRKWDANFLSDLNFLPLLSAFAGTFVGFHSLPAGFRFGTLQMYYINCRPRILKEEGIRWTRSLGLDDINDVSIKVFEKLFPDVECLKIVGSNYIHGIDNMYPQIDDAGFQNLRELFLGEIYGMECLIDTTETGLGLSSLTTVLPNLVHLTLDNMRQLGKMLHGPAPISYLGELKKVVIIKCPRLDNIVPDMLLVESKMEVLEIKECALKHVYQLNAKNHLQPLPSPEVIELIDLYALQSLWNMPLQLEFTDKDNNVKLCKHIVRCLDSLVKMKIHNCLVLEEVFPFVELGHQESHVQLSNLVELELALLPKLKFIWKGNQQNVSLQNLERIDLEECDTLTSIFTSTLAQSLHKFQFLVINKCHALETVIMQDNQDEATTNAFSCTFPAVKKIKVESCGKLNTLLPSCFVANGLPNLESIFINDCAELERIFGNHGEENEAEEVPLVDLNNQNFDSQLPNLAELELAFLPKLRFIWSDQQQNGSLENLVHVELKNCETLTSLFTPILASSLRKLQHLVLDGCSSLESIIVQDEAMRVSYTDLQQKAFLQLKKITIICCGELKTILPVSFISQGLPRLERIYIEDCAKMENLFGDLTVDAPVEFNNQQNAQFKTLVELHLTLLPKLNCIWNDSQQNCSLQNLEFIWLQNCDGLTSVFTSCHAQSLQKLQYLHVETCQALETIVTVNDQAGGTQGSCLFELQNSFQEIKDITVKSCHKLKNVLPICFVAQDLSKLESIYVRDCIALKQIFGDQGVEDAVEGWKLMISNLKELKLVKLPNLHRFSPPNCDILIPSTSLEGEDGDTDLLNLLPRSQNKPCTWIWP; from the exons ATGGACATCATAGAAGAACTACGTAGAGAAGCTGACGAATTGGCGTGTATACAAAGAGAAGTGCAAGAAAAGGTTAATCGAGCTAAAGAGGCCGGGGAAGAGATTGATGAACATGTCTACAAGTGGCTTGAGGAAGCCCAAAACATTGGTGTCAAGGTGACAACTAATTTGCGAGTTGATACGAAAGCCAAGTCGACATTGGTCAGTAAGTTGTTTAGTTGTTATTGTTGTCGGTTAAAAGAACCCGGGGAAGATGCCTTGAAAATTAGAACTGTTGTAGATGATTTGGTGGCTCAAGGAAGAAGTATTTTTCCTGCACAAGGAATTGAACTAATTTGGCGCGATGGTTTTCTTGATTTTGGATCCAGGAAATCAGCTTTTATCAGGATTATGGAGTCTTTAAAGGATGAGGGCATTGGCATCATTGGTGTTTCAGGATTAGGAGGCATTGGAAAGACTAAATTGGTGACAGAGATAGGTAAAAGGGCCAAAGACGAGAAATTATTTGATTATGTGCTAATGGCAACCGTGACTCAAAATCCTGACATTAGACAAATTCAATGGACACTCGCTGATATGTTAAACCTAAAGTTTAAAGATGATGATGACTCTAGCAGAGCGAATGAGCTTCGAGCAAGATTGGATAAAGAAAGGTCAGTCTTAGTTATTTTGGATGATGTTTGggatataattaatataaatagtgTTGGGATCTTCCCGTATTTTAATCAGAAAGGATGTAAGATTGTTATCACAACACGTTGTGATAAAGTTTGTCAAGATATGTGCTGTAATTATGTAGTTCGTTTGGATGTCGTAACTCATGTTGAAGCATTTGCTTTATTCTGTGAGTATGCCGATTTGAAAGACCAAAAGTCCAATCGTCTTCTCACCAAGgcaaaaattattgtgaaagaATGTGGTGGTTTGCCACTTGCAGTGGTAGTAGTTGGAAGTGCATTAAGGGGCAAAGATTTAGAGGATTATGAAGATGCACTCCAGAAACTTTCGAGTTCCAACTTTGTAAATGTAGAAAGTGCTGATAGTGACATCTATTCTTGCCTTAAATTGAGTTATGATTATTTGGATGATGAagataccaaaaagtgttttttgCTATGTTCTGTGTTTCCAGAGGATAGTACAATAATGGTAAAGGATTTGACAAGGTATGCACATGGACAATGGCTATTTCAAAATGTTAATTCCTTTGGTGAAGCAAGGATGAGGATTTTTGCATCGGTTAGAAAACTTGAAGATGCTTCGTTGTTAACTCATGTGACGCATGTTAGACGTCGTAAAggtaattattttcaaaattggCCCAGCATGAAGATGCACGATATGGTTCGTGATTTCGCTATATGGTTAGCCAAGGAAAATGCGGCTTTTTTCTTTGTGTTGGCTCCATCAAACGATTTGCAAAGGAAGCGAATGCATGAGAATGCAACTGCCTTATATTTAACGAAGTTTGACTTAGATCACCAATTTCCTACGAAATTGAAATGTCCAAACTTGAAAATCTTGATAGTTACAAGTCACATATCTATATCATCGTTGGAAATTTTCCAAG ATAATTTTTTGGAAGTGTCTAATGCTCTACAGGTTCTTGACATACGCTCATACAGTTCTATGAACATTATGTTGCCTCCAATTTTGCTTGAAAACCTTAATAACCTTAAAACTCTTTGTCTGAGTGGGGAATGGCTTTCAAG GTACAAGGACATGTCTATGCTAGGGACATTAAAGAACCTGGAGATTCTCGAATTGAATTTTGGTTTACAACAGAGCATATTACCAGAGTGGATAGGGGAGCTTGGTAACTTATGTCTGCTTGATCTATCTAGATGGTATTCATTGGAAGTGATACCCTGCAATTTGTTGTCAAAATTGACAAAGCTAGAGGAGTTATATACACCTTTCTTTCATACAAGAAGGAAGTGGGATGCTAATTTTCTGTCTGATCTAAACTTTCTGCCTCTTTTGTCTGCCTTTGCTGGCACGTTCGTTGGTTTTCATTCACTCCCTGCTGGTTTTAGGTTTGGGACTTTGCAAATGTATTACATAAACTGCAGGCCCCGTATATTAAAAGAGGAAGGCATTAGGTGGACAAGAAGTCTGGGACTAGATGATATTAATGACGTATCAATCAAGGTGTTTGAGAAGTTATTTCCAGATGTAGAGTGTCTTAAGATTGTGGGTTCAAACTATATACATGGTATCGACAACATGTATCCACAAATTGATGATGCGGGTTTCCAGAATCTTAGAGAACTTTTTCTAGGGGAAATCTATGGTATGGAGTGTCTTATTGATACAACAGAAACTGGACTAGGATTATCTTCCTTGACAACAGTGTTGCCCAATTTGGTTCATCTTACACTAGATAATATGCGCCAACTGGGCAAGATGTTGCATGGCCCTGCTCCAATCAGTTACTTGGGAGAGCTTAAAAAAGTTGTGATCATAAAGTGCCCTAGATTGGATAATATAGTCCCAGATATGCTACTAGTTGAATCAAAGATGGAGGTACTAGAGATAAAGGAATGCGCACTCAAGCATGTGTATCAGTTGAATGCAAAAAATCATCTGCAACCTCTCCCCAGTCCTGAAGTTATTGAGTTAATCGATCTTTATGCGCTGCAAAGCCTTTGGAATATGCCTCTTCAGTTG GAGTTCACTGACAAGGACAACAATGTAAAGTTGTGCAAGCATATTGTAAGATGCCTAGACTCTCTCGTTAAGATGAAGATACATAATTGTTTGGTATTGGAAGAGGTATTTCCATTTGTTGAACTTGGCCACCAGGAATCCCATGTGCAACTCTCAAACCTAGTTGAGTTAGAGTTGGCATTGTTGCCTAAATTGAAGTTCATTTGGAAAGGCAATCAGCAAAATGTAAGCCTGCAAAATCTTGAACGCATTGATCTGGAAGAATGCGACACATTAACTAGTATTTTCACTTCTACTCTTGCTCAGAGTTTGCATAAATTTCAATTCCTTGTGATCAATAAATGCCATGCGCTTGAAACAGTTATTATGCAAGATAATCAAGATGAAGCAACAACGAATGCATTTTCTTGTACTTTCCCAGCAGTCAAGAAGATTAAAGTAGAATCATGTGGCAAATTAAATACCCTCTTGCCAAGTTGTTTTGTAGCTAATGGTCTTCCAAACCTTGAAAGCATCTTCATAAATGATTGTGCGGAACTAGAGCGAATATTTGGAAATCACGGTGAAGAAAATGAGGCAGAGGAAGTTCCGCTTGTTGATCTTAACAACCAGAATTTTGATTCTCAACTCCCAAACTTAGCTGAGTTAGAGTTGGCGTTCTTACCTAAATTGAGGTTCATATGGAGTGATCAGCAGCAGAATGGCAGCCTCGAAAATCTTGTACATGTTGAACTTAAAAATTGTGAAACCTTGACAAGTCTTTTTACACCCATTCTTGCCTCGAGCCTGCGAAAACTGCAGCACCTTGTGCTCGATGGATGCAGTTCGCTGGAATCAATTATTGTTCAAGATGAAGCAATGAGAGTTTCATATACCGATCTGCAGCAAAAAGCCTTCCTACAACTGAAGAAGATTACTATAATTTGCTGCGGCGAATTGAAGACCATTCTTCCAGTTTCATTTATTTCCCAGGGTCTTCCGCGACTTGAACGCATTTACATTGAAGATTGTGCTAAGATGGAAAACCTATTTGGAGATCTAACCGTTGATGCACCTGTTGAGTTCAACAATCAGCAAAATGCACAATTCAAAACTTTGGTAGAATTACATTTGACATTATTGCCGAAACTGAATTGTATATGGAATGATTCTCAGCAGAATTGTAGTCTTCAAAATCTTGAATTCATTTGGCTCCAGAATTGCGATGGTTTGACTAGTGTTTTCACATCCTGTCATGCGCAGAGCTTGCAAAAATTGCAATACCTTCATGTAGAGACATGCCAAGCGTTGGAGACGATTGTTACCGTCAATGATCAGGCTGGAGGAACGCAGGGTTCATGTTTGTTTGAATTGCAAAACAGCTTCCAAGAAATCAAGGACATAACTGTGAAATCATGTCATAAATTAAAGAATGTTCTCCCGATTTGTTTTGTTGCTCAGGATCTTTCAAAACTTGAAAGCATTTACGTACGAGACTGTATAGCGCTTAAACAAATATTTGGAGATCAAGGAGTGGAAGATGCGGTTGAGGGTTGGAAGCTTATGATTAGCAATCTTAAAGAGTTAAAGCTTGTGAAGTTACCAAACTTGCATCGTTTCTCGCCGCCGAATTGTGATATTTTAATCCCCTCGACATCACTAGAAGGTGAAGATGGTGACACAGACCTTCTGAATTTGCTTCCTCGGTCTCAAAATAAACCGTGCACTTGGATTTGGCCATAG